The following coding sequences lie in one Mesorhizobium sp. DCY119 genomic window:
- a CDS encoding MFS transporter — translation MPRALYALTVGAFGIGSTEFVIMGLLLQVAADLNVTIAAAGLLISGYALGVFVGAPILTILTLRLPRKAVLLTLMVIFIVGNAASALAPDYTWLMVARVITALTHGTFFGVGAVVATGLVPQDRKASAISIMFTGLTLATLLGVPFGAWLGLHFGWRSTFWAVAAIGVIGFAAIALLVPGDKATDEPVRLREEFAAVARPQVLLGLLITVIGYAGVFAVFTYIQPLLTQVTGFPETAVSPILLVFGGGMIAGNLIGGRLADRKLMATLLGTLTALAVVMGLMTFALHNQIAAVLFVGLLGAAAFATVAPLQLRVLQKAEGGGQTLASSLNIAAFNLGNAMGAWLGGVVIEHGPGLGAVTWVAALVTVAGLLLALLSRALERKQDRVSAALANAAC, via the coding sequence ATGCCCAGGGCGCTTTACGCATTGACCGTTGGGGCCTTCGGCATCGGCTCCACGGAATTCGTCATCATGGGACTGCTGCTGCAAGTGGCGGCGGACCTCAACGTAACCATTGCCGCCGCCGGGTTGCTAATCAGCGGCTACGCGCTCGGCGTTTTCGTCGGCGCACCCATCCTCACCATCCTCACCCTCAGGCTGCCGCGCAAGGCGGTGCTGCTGACGCTGATGGTGATTTTCATCGTCGGTAACGCGGCGAGTGCGCTGGCGCCGGACTACACCTGGCTGATGGTGGCGCGGGTCATCACGGCACTCACCCATGGCACCTTCTTCGGCGTCGGCGCGGTCGTCGCGACCGGCCTGGTGCCGCAGGATCGCAAGGCCTCCGCCATTTCGATCATGTTCACCGGCCTGACGCTTGCGACCCTGCTCGGCGTGCCCTTCGGCGCGTGGCTCGGCCTGCATTTCGGCTGGCGCTCGACCTTCTGGGCGGTCGCTGCCATCGGCGTCATCGGCTTTGCTGCTATCGCCCTGCTGGTGCCCGGCGACAAGGCGACCGACGAGCCGGTGCGGCTGCGCGAGGAATTTGCGGCGGTCGCACGACCGCAGGTGCTGCTCGGCCTGCTCATCACCGTGATTGGCTATGCAGGCGTGTTTGCCGTCTTCACCTATATCCAGCCGCTGCTGACGCAGGTGACCGGTTTCCCGGAAACGGCGGTCTCGCCGATCCTGCTGGTGTTCGGCGGCGGCATGATCGCCGGCAATCTCATCGGCGGACGCCTTGCCGACCGCAAGCTGATGGCGACCTTGCTCGGAACCCTGACCGCGCTGGCGGTGGTGATGGGCCTGATGACCTTCGCGCTCCACAACCAGATCGCGGCGGTGCTGTTCGTCGGCCTGCTCGGTGCTGCGGCCTTCGCCACGGTTGCGCCCTTGCAGCTTCGCGTTCTCCAGAAGGCGGAAGGCGGCGGGCAGACGCTCGCTTCGAGCCTCAACATCGCCGCCTTCAATCTCGGCAATGCAATGGGTGCCTGGCTGGGAGGCGTGGTGATCGAGCATGGCCCCGGCCTCGGCGCGGTGACCTGGGTGGCGGCGCTGGTAACGGTCGCGGGTCTTCTGCTCGCCCTGCTCAGCCGGGCACTTGAGCGCAAGCAGGACCGGGTGAGCGCTGCGCTGGCAAACGCCGCCTGCTGA
- a CDS encoding CAP domain-containing protein, which produces MKTKIFGGAALWALLFLAACQTARAPGEGAGASSSAYSYLAEIRSANGLGTLVADSRLEKAALQQAGYMARSGRMTHTTGWGKDFSARMKDNGVEGAAAENVAHGGMDMAKLFSMWMNSQGHRRNMLDARFSRYGLAYVRDEAGSDRKYWALVLGR; this is translated from the coding sequence ATGAAGACGAAGATTTTCGGGGGCGCAGCCCTGTGGGCGCTGCTGTTTCTTGCCGCCTGCCAGACGGCGCGCGCTCCGGGTGAGGGGGCCGGCGCCTCCAGTTCAGCCTATAGCTATCTCGCCGAGATACGCTCGGCAAACGGGCTGGGCACGCTGGTGGCGGACTCCCGCCTGGAGAAAGCAGCCCTTCAGCAGGCCGGCTATATGGCGCGTTCTGGTCGCATGACGCACACGACCGGCTGGGGCAAGGACTTTTCGGCGCGCATGAAGGACAATGGCGTCGAGGGGGCGGCGGCGGAAAATGTCGCCCATGGCGGCATGGACATGGCCAAGCTCTTTTCCATGTGGATGAATTCGCAAGGCCACCGCCGCAACATGCTCGATGCACGTTTCAGCCGCTACGGCCTCGCCTATGTTCGTGACGAGGCCGGCAGCGACCGGAAATACTGGGCGCTTGTGCTCGGCAGGTAA
- a CDS encoding efflux RND transporter permease subunit: MNGFNLSDWALRHRSLIWYLMVIALVAGVLSYLNLGREEDPAFAIKTMTVSASWPGASLDETLSQVTERIERKLEELDTLDYTKSVTTPGQTTVFVNLAESVRGVRITDSWTRVRNMMADIRGDFPDGFAGFAFNDQFGDVFGNIYAFTTDGLTPRQLRDYVEEVRRRVLAIPEAGKIDILGAQDEVVYLEFSTQRIAALGLDQQAVIDTLQSQNAITPSGVIQAGPERIAVRVSGQFTSQESLRNVNLRVNDRFFRLSDVATISRGYEDPPQSLFRYGGKPAIGLAIGMKDGSNILHFGEKLKETMARVEQELPIGVNVHLVADQPAVVEEAVGGFTRALFEAIAIVLAVSFISLGFRAGIVVSLSIPLVLAMTFVFMEYLGINLQRISLGALIISLGLLVDDAMIAIETMVTRLEAGDTREKAAGYAWTSIAFPMLTGTLVTVAGFIPIGLNSSSAGEYTFSLFEVIAISLLLSWVVAVLFAPLLGATFLPKNMKKHEDHVGWVRKKFRQVLHAAMRYRWITIAATLVLFVGALLGFRFVQQQFFPPSDRPELIVDMTLRQNSTIRETQVQMDRLEASLVGDDDIVRWTSYVGAGAARFILSYDVQPPNPYFGQVVILTKSVEARERLRAKLVEKAQKEFQGIDVLVKGLELGPPVGRPIQYRLSGPDVEKVRAFSLQLADVLGKDTRVGAVVYDWNEPSRVIKVDILQDKARQLGVSSEQIASSLNSIVAGVTVTQIRDSIYLVNVVGRAQAVDRNSVEALQGLQLPSGSGSSVPLGAIATFEYGLEQPVVWRRSRQPTITLKASIVGPAQPATIVTSLAPAVAEFSGKLPLDYKVEVGGTVEDSGKSQAPIVAVVPLMLLTMLTLLMLQLQSFNSMVLVVSVAPLGLIGVVAALVPSGAPLGFVAILGVLALIGILIRNSVILVTQIDALKAEGKPLWEAVYEASDHRARPILLTAAAASLALIPISREIFWGPMAYAMMGGIIVGTLITLIFLPALYVAWFRVREPEAEPAVAEE; encoded by the coding sequence ATGAACGGTTTCAACCTGTCCGACTGGGCGCTGCGCCACCGATCGCTGATCTGGTACCTGATGGTCATCGCGCTGGTGGCGGGTGTGCTTTCCTATCTCAATCTCGGGCGTGAGGAAGATCCGGCCTTCGCCATCAAGACGATGACGGTCAGCGCTTCCTGGCCGGGTGCTTCGCTCGACGAGACGCTGTCGCAGGTCACCGAACGCATCGAACGCAAGCTCGAGGAACTCGACACGCTCGACTACACCAAGAGCGTCACGACGCCGGGCCAGACCACCGTATTCGTCAATCTGGCCGAATCGGTGCGCGGCGTGCGCATCACCGACAGTTGGACGCGCGTCCGCAACATGATGGCCGACATTCGCGGCGATTTCCCGGACGGCTTCGCCGGCTTTGCCTTCAACGACCAGTTCGGTGATGTATTCGGCAACATCTATGCCTTCACCACCGACGGCCTGACGCCGCGCCAACTGCGCGATTATGTGGAAGAGGTCCGCCGCCGCGTTCTTGCCATTCCCGAAGCGGGCAAGATCGACATACTCGGCGCGCAGGACGAGGTCGTCTATCTCGAATTCTCGACCCAGCGCATCGCTGCCCTCGGCCTGGACCAGCAGGCGGTCATCGACACGCTGCAGAGCCAGAATGCGATCACGCCGTCCGGCGTCATCCAGGCGGGGCCCGAGCGGATCGCCGTCCGCGTCAGCGGGCAGTTCACCTCCCAGGAAAGCCTGCGCAACGTCAATTTGCGCGTCAACGACCGCTTCTTCCGCCTGAGCGATGTCGCCACCATCAGCCGCGGTTATGAAGACCCGCCGCAGTCGCTGTTCCGCTATGGCGGCAAGCCGGCCATCGGCCTGGCGATCGGCATGAAGGACGGCTCCAACATTCTCCATTTTGGCGAGAAGCTGAAGGAGACCATGGCGCGCGTCGAGCAGGAATTGCCCATCGGCGTCAACGTGCATCTGGTGGCCGATCAGCCGGCGGTGGTCGAGGAAGCGGTCGGCGGCTTCACGCGGGCGCTGTTCGAAGCGATTGCCATCGTGCTTGCCGTCAGCTTCATCAGTCTCGGTTTCCGCGCGGGCATCGTCGTCTCGTTGTCGATCCCGCTGGTTCTGGCGATGACCTTCGTCTTCATGGAATATCTCGGCATCAATCTTCAGCGCATTTCGCTCGGCGCGCTCATCATCTCGCTCGGGCTGTTGGTCGACGATGCGATGATCGCCATCGAAACCATGGTGACGCGCCTGGAGGCCGGCGACACCCGCGAGAAGGCGGCCGGCTATGCCTGGACGTCAATCGCCTTCCCGATGCTGACCGGCACGCTGGTGACGGTCGCGGGCTTCATCCCGATCGGCCTGAACAGCAGCAGTGCCGGCGAATACACCTTCTCGCTGTTCGAGGTGATCGCCATCTCGCTACTCCTTTCCTGGGTCGTTGCGGTGCTGTTCGCGCCATTGCTCGGCGCGACCTTCCTGCCCAAGAACATGAAGAAGCATGAGGACCATGTCGGCTGGGTGCGCAAGAAATTCCGCCAGGTGCTGCATGCGGCCATGCGCTACCGCTGGATAACGATTGCCGCCACGCTGGTGCTGTTTGTCGGAGCACTTCTCGGCTTCCGCTTCGTGCAGCAGCAGTTCTTCCCGCCCTCGGACCGCCCCGAGCTCATCGTCGACATGACCTTGCGCCAGAACAGCACGATCCGCGAAACGCAGGTGCAGATGGACCGGCTGGAGGCGAGCCTCGTCGGCGACGACGACATCGTGCGCTGGACATCCTATGTCGGCGCCGGTGCCGCCCGCTTCATCCTCTCTTATGACGTCCAGCCGCCCAACCCCTATTTCGGCCAGGTGGTGATCCTGACCAAGAGCGTCGAGGCGCGCGAGCGCCTCCGTGCCAAGCTCGTGGAGAAGGCGCAGAAAGAGTTCCAGGGCATCGACGTGCTGGTGAAGGGCCTTGAACTCGGGCCGCCGGTGGGCCGACCGATCCAGTATCGCCTCAGTGGGCCCGACGTCGAAAAAGTGCGCGCGTTTTCGCTGCAACTGGCCGACGTGCTGGGCAAGGACACGCGGGTGGGCGCGGTCGTCTATGACTGGAACGAACCGTCACGGGTGATCAAGGTCGATATATTGCAGGACAAGGCACGGCAGCTTGGCGTCAGTTCCGAGCAGATCGCGTCGAGCCTCAACAGCATCGTGGCCGGTGTCACCGTCACCCAGATAAGAGACAGCATCTATCTGGTGAATGTGGTGGGTCGCGCGCAGGCGGTCGACCGGAACTCGGTAGAGGCGTTGCAGGGCTTGCAACTGCCAAGCGGCAGTGGAAGCTCTGTCCCGCTCGGCGCCATCGCCACATTCGAATACGGGCTTGAGCAGCCGGTGGTGTGGCGGCGTTCGCGTCAGCCGACTATTACCTTGAAGGCCAGCATCGTCGGGCCTGCCCAGCCGGCGACGATCGTGACGAGCCTCGCGCCGGCTGTTGCCGAATTCTCCGGCAAGCTGCCGCTCGATTACAAGGTCGAGGTCGGCGGCACCGTCGAGGACAGCGGCAAGAGCCAGGCGCCCATCGTTGCGGTCGTGCCGCTGATGCTGCTGACGATGCTCACGCTTCTGATGCTTCAGCTCCAGAGTTTCAACAGCATGGTGCTGGTGGTCAGCGTAGCACCACTCGGTCTGATAGGCGTGGTTGCGGCGCTGGTGCCGTCCGGCGCGCCGCTTGGGTTCGTCGCCATATTGGGTGTGCTGGCGCTGATCGGCATATTGATCCGCAACTCGGTCATTCTGGTCACGCAGATCGATGCGTTGAAGGCGGAGGGCAAACCGCTATGGGAAGCCGTCTATGAGGCAAGCGACCATCGCGCCCGCCCGATCCTGCTGACGGCTGCCGCCGCCAGCCTCGCGCTCATCCCGATTTCGCGCGAGATTTTCTGGGGTCCGATGGCCTATGCGATGATGGGCGGTATCATCGTCGGCACGCTGATCACACTGATCTTCCTGCCCGCGCTCTATGTCGCCTGGTTCCGCGTTCGCGAACCGGAAGCAGAGCCTGCGGTCGCGGAAGAATAG
- a CDS encoding efflux RND transporter periplasmic adaptor subunit: protein MRRAGVVSILLLAALSAGCKPSEEKSAEPVPRTVRSVIAAVPDIKSTGFTGLVQPRYEAALGFQTTGRIVSRDVELGSLVTKGELLATIDGEQIMLAARSAESQATVAAAQLANAQASEGRLRTLLAEKSISQADFDSATLATATAQAQVRQAQAELDKAKDRVSYLELRAETDGVVTAVDSDVGQVVSAGTAVITVARTDVREAVVDIPNEIAAGMRPDAEFDVVLAVDPRTRASGRVREIGPQADAATRTRHVKILLDNPPEAFRLGSLVTAFPKEAPFTQIVLPVSAVFEKDGKSSVWVVDQTAKTVSEKPVETGKTLSGYGIEINSGLAVGDRVVTAGVHELKDGQRVNIDGGIEE from the coding sequence ATGAGACGGGCCGGCGTCGTTTCGATCCTGCTGCTCGCCGCCCTGTCCGCCGGATGCAAGCCCAGCGAAGAAAAATCCGCCGAGCCGGTGCCAAGAACGGTGCGCTCGGTGATAGCCGCTGTGCCGGATATAAAGTCGACCGGCTTCACCGGTCTGGTGCAACCGCGCTATGAGGCCGCCCTTGGCTTCCAGACCACCGGCCGTATCGTCTCGCGCGATGTCGAGCTTGGCAGCCTCGTTACCAAGGGCGAACTTCTGGCCACCATCGACGGCGAGCAGATCATGCTTGCCGCGCGTTCCGCCGAATCGCAGGCGACGGTGGCCGCCGCGCAGCTTGCCAACGCGCAGGCAAGCGAAGGGCGGCTGCGAACGCTGCTTGCCGAAAAAAGCATTTCGCAGGCCGATTTCGATTCGGCCACGCTCGCCACCGCAACGGCGCAGGCGCAGGTAAGGCAGGCACAGGCCGAGCTCGACAAGGCCAAGGACCGGGTGAGCTATCTGGAGCTTCGCGCCGAAACTGATGGCGTTGTCACGGCAGTCGATTCCGATGTCGGGCAGGTCGTCTCGGCAGGCACGGCGGTCATCACCGTTGCGCGAACCGACGTGCGTGAAGCGGTCGTGGATATTCCCAACGAAATCGCGGCTGGAATGCGCCCGGACGCCGAGTTCGATGTCGTCCTTGCCGTCGATCCGCGCACCCGCGCCAGTGGCCGCGTCCGCGAGATCGGGCCGCAGGCCGATGCCGCCACCCGCACGCGGCACGTCAAGATTCTTCTCGACAATCCGCCGGAAGCCTTCCGTCTCGGCTCGCTCGTCACCGCTTTTCCAAAGGAGGCGCCCTTCACCCAGATCGTTCTGCCGGTTTCGGCAGTGTTCGAAAAGGACGGCAAATCTTCAGTATGGGTGGTCGACCAGACGGCGAAAACCGTGTCCGAAAAACCTGTCGAAACAGGCAAGACGCTCTCAGGCTATGGCATCGAGATCAACAGCGGTCTCGCCGTCGGCGACCGCGTGGTGACGGCCGGCGTGCATGAGCTCAAGGACGGCCAGCGCGTGAACATCGATGGCGGTATCGAAGAATGA
- a CDS encoding efflux RND transporter periplasmic adaptor subunit translates to MALRGDDSSRLFPTVALAVALILLQACSEQKQSTPETILNVKATKAETVDYRPRFSLTGQVTARNEARLSFEVGGQVTEVLADVGVHVEAGALLARLDPKQQNSDVASAEASVDSAQAQLAQSTAAFERQKSLLAGGFTTKSTYDNAAEAVDVAKGTLETAKAQLSIARKSVADTELKAQQAGIVSTRNIEVGQVVQATQTVFIVAVDGPRDAVFQVQEQVVAHMPEDPLIQIGLLSDPEVKTTGHVREVAPSIDPTTGTVQVKVALDQTPARVTLGEVVLGTAPVPGIQAFIIPWSAMMIDNGKPAVWTVDAASNTASLAPITVDRYETGRIIVRDGLKDGDLVVTEGAQLLRAGAKVNMSLEGAQ, encoded by the coding sequence ATGGCGCTTCGAGGGGACGATAGCAGCCGCCTCTTTCCGACGGTCGCCTTGGCCGTTGCCCTGATATTGCTGCAAGCCTGCAGCGAACAGAAGCAGAGCACGCCTGAAACCATCCTCAATGTGAAGGCGACCAAGGCCGAGACGGTCGACTACCGGCCTCGCTTCTCGCTGACCGGCCAGGTCACCGCCCGCAACGAGGCCAGGCTTTCCTTCGAGGTCGGCGGGCAGGTCACGGAAGTCCTTGCCGATGTCGGCGTCCATGTCGAGGCCGGCGCGCTTCTCGCCCGGCTGGACCCCAAGCAGCAGAATTCCGACGTGGCTTCCGCCGAGGCCAGCGTCGACTCCGCGCAGGCACAGCTTGCACAATCCACCGCCGCCTTCGAGCGGCAGAAATCGCTGCTTGCCGGCGGCTTCACGACCAAGAGCACCTATGACAACGCGGCCGAAGCCGTCGATGTCGCGAAGGGCACGCTGGAAACCGCCAAGGCGCAGCTCTCGATCGCCCGCAAAAGCGTTGCCGACACGGAGCTGAAAGCCCAGCAGGCCGGTATCGTCAGCACCCGCAACATCGAGGTCGGGCAGGTGGTGCAGGCGACGCAGACCGTGTTCATCGTCGCGGTGGATGGTCCGCGCGATGCCGTCTTCCAGGTTCAGGAGCAGGTCGTAGCCCACATGCCCGAAGACCCGCTTATCCAGATCGGATTGCTTTCCGACCCCGAGGTCAAGACGACAGGGCATGTCAGGGAGGTCGCGCCCTCCATCGATCCGACCACCGGCACCGTCCAGGTCAAGGTCGCGCTCGACCAGACGCCGGCACGCGTGACGCTCGGCGAGGTGGTGCTGGGAACCGCCCCGGTGCCGGGCATTCAAGCTTTCATCATCCCCTGGTCGGCTATGATGATCGACAACGGAAAGCCTGCTGTGTGGACGGTCGATGCTGCGTCGAACACCGCCAGCCTCGCGCCGATCACGGTGGACCGCTACGAAACCGGCCGGATCATCGTCCGCGACGGGTTGAAGGACGGCGATCTCGTCGTGACGGAGGGCGCCCAGCTTCTGCGCGCCGGCGCGAAGGTCAACATGTCGCTGGAGGGTGCCCAATGA
- the panB gene encoding 3-methyl-2-oxobutanoate hydroxymethyltransferase yields MSATAETKALTPPDIADRKGRTPIVCLTAYTTPVARIVDRHCDVVLVGDSVGMVLHGLPSTLGVTLEMMIMHGQAVRRGVERALLVVDMPFGSYEEGPAQAFRNAARLMMETGCAAVKLEGGESMAETIRFLTGRGIPVMAHVGLTPQAVNTFGGYKVQGRGEAGERILRDAVAVAEAGAFSVVLEKVVEPLARSITQKIPIPTIGIGASAACDGQILVVDDVLGQFADFRPKFVKRYAELGRDAETAIAAYAADVREHRFPAGEHVFGDKPTAIKGGAAA; encoded by the coding sequence ATGAGTGCAACGGCAGAGACAAAAGCGCTGACACCCCCGGATATCGCGGACAGGAAAGGACGGACACCCATCGTCTGCCTGACCGCCTATACGACGCCTGTGGCGCGCATCGTCGACCGTCATTGCGACGTGGTTCTCGTCGGCGACAGCGTCGGCATGGTCCTGCACGGCCTGCCTTCGACGCTGGGCGTGACGTTGGAGATGATGATCATGCACGGACAGGCCGTGCGGCGCGGCGTCGAGCGCGCGCTGCTGGTGGTGGACATGCCCTTCGGTTCCTACGAGGAAGGCCCGGCGCAGGCATTTCGCAACGCAGCGCGCCTGATGATGGAAACCGGCTGCGCGGCGGTGAAGCTGGAAGGCGGCGAGAGCATGGCCGAGACGATCCGCTTCCTCACCGGTCGCGGCATTCCGGTCATGGCCCATGTCGGACTGACGCCGCAGGCTGTCAACACATTCGGCGGCTACAAGGTTCAGGGCCGTGGCGAAGCCGGCGAGCGCATTCTTCGCGATGCGGTCGCCGTTGCCGAGGCGGGGGCGTTTTCGGTGGTGCTGGAAAAGGTCGTCGAACCGCTGGCCCGCTCGATCACGCAGAAGATCCCCATCCCCACCATCGGCATCGGCGCGTCCGCCGCCTGCGACGGGCAGATCCTCGTCGTCGACGACGTGCTCGGGCAGTTCGCGGATTTCCGGCCGAAATTCGTCAAGCGCTACGCCGAACTCGGCCGCGATGCCGAGACCGCTATCGCGGCCTATGCCGCCGATGTGCGCGAGCACCGCTTTCCGGCAGGCGAACATGTTTTCGGCGACAAGCCGACGGCGATCAAGGGCGGGGCCGCCGCATGA
- the panC gene encoding pantoate--beta-alanine ligase, with protein MSVPIVRTLAELRSTVAEWRREGLKVGVVPTMGALHEGHLSLVRTALEQADRVIVTLFVNPKQFNNPADLAAYPRTEKEDAAKLSPVGAHMLYVPDASEIYPQGFSTTVSVSGVSEGLCGAHRPGHFDGVATVVAKLFLQTGADMAFFGEKDFQQLHVVKRMARDLDIAITIVPCPTVREADGLALSSRNVRLSPQDRAIAPKLAQALFAAAEKLRDGRLAKPVLDHAITSIQAAGFSEVEYLELRAEDDLQPMDTLDRPARLLVAAFLGGVRLIDNIPAQPS; from the coding sequence ATGAGCGTGCCGATCGTCAGAACGCTTGCCGAACTCCGCTCCACCGTCGCCGAATGGCGGCGCGAGGGTTTGAAAGTCGGCGTCGTGCCAACCATGGGAGCGCTGCATGAAGGGCATCTGAGCCTGGTGCGCACTGCCCTGGAGCAGGCAGACCGCGTTATCGTCACGCTGTTCGTCAATCCCAAGCAGTTCAACAATCCCGCCGACCTCGCCGCCTATCCGCGCACCGAGAAGGAAGACGCAGCCAAGCTTTCGCCGGTCGGCGCGCATATGCTCTATGTGCCGGATGCCTCAGAAATCTACCCGCAGGGCTTCTCGACGACCGTCTCGGTAAGCGGCGTCAGCGAGGGGCTGTGCGGGGCGCATCGGCCCGGACATTTCGATGGTGTCGCCACCGTCGTCGCCAAGCTCTTCCTCCAGACCGGGGCCGACATGGCTTTCTTCGGCGAAAAGGATTTCCAGCAATTGCATGTCGTTAAGCGCATGGCGCGCGATCTCGACATCGCGATCACGATCGTGCCTTGCCCGACCGTGCGCGAGGCCGATGGGCTGGCGCTCTCCTCGCGCAATGTGCGGCTATCGCCGCAAGATCGCGCAATCGCGCCGAAACTGGCCCAGGCATTGTTCGCAGCGGCGGAAAAGCTGCGTGACGGCAGGCTTGCGAAGCCAGTGCTGGATCACGCGATTACGTCCATTCAGGCGGCCGGTTTCAGCGAGGTCGAGTATCTCGAGCTTCGAGCCGAGGACGATCTGCAGCCGATGGACACGCTCGACCGTCCGGCGCGGCTGCTTGTCGCCGCTTTCCTCGGTGGCGTACGTCTGATCGACAATATCCCTGCTCAACCGAGCTAG
- a CDS encoding SDR family oxidoreductase: MQKRFEGKTVVVTGASGGIGAAMAKRFADEGAAIVVSAIDARVEQVADALRKDGAKVVSQIMDVTDSKAVAALYDLAEREFGRVDISIQNAGVITIAKIEDMTEAEWDKVLAVNTKGVFLCCQEAIARFRKHGEGGRLINTASGQARQGFIYTPHYAASKFGVVGITQSLAKEVAKENITVNAICPGIIDTDMWAYNDNAWGKLLGDYKPGELMAEWVKGIPMGRAGSGADVSGLVAFLASNDAAYITGQTINVDGGLIMS, encoded by the coding sequence GTGCAGAAGCGCTTTGAAGGAAAGACCGTCGTCGTAACAGGCGCGAGCGGCGGCATTGGTGCTGCCATGGCGAAGCGTTTCGCCGATGAAGGTGCGGCCATCGTCGTCAGTGCCATCGACGCACGTGTCGAGCAGGTCGCCGACGCATTGCGCAAGGACGGCGCCAAGGTGGTCTCCCAAATCATGGACGTGACCGACAGCAAGGCCGTTGCAGCGCTCTACGATCTTGCCGAGCGCGAATTCGGCCGCGTCGATATCTCGATCCAGAATGCCGGTGTCATCACCATTGCGAAAATCGAGGACATGACTGAGGCCGAGTGGGACAAGGTTCTGGCGGTCAACACGAAGGGCGTGTTCCTGTGCTGCCAGGAGGCCATCGCCCGCTTTCGCAAGCATGGCGAAGGCGGGCGGCTGATCAACACGGCCTCCGGTCAGGCGCGCCAGGGTTTCATCTATACGCCGCATTACGCCGCGTCGAAGTTTGGCGTCGTCGGCATCACCCAGAGCCTTGCCAAGGAAGTCGCCAAGGAAAACATCACCGTCAACGCGATCTGCCCCGGCATCATCGACACGGACATGTGGGCCTACAACGACAACGCCTGGGGCAAGCTGCTTGGAGATTACAAGCCGGGCGAACTGATGGCCGAGTGGGTGAAAGGCATTCCCATGGGCCGCGCCGGCAGCGGCGCTGACGTTTCCGGGCTGGTTGCGTTTCTCGCTAGCAACGACGCTGCCTACATCACCGGCCAGACCATCAATGTGGATGGCGGCCTCATTATGTCGTGA
- a CDS encoding SDR family oxidoreductase, translated as MELFDLSGEIAFVTGAGSGIGQRIAIGLAEAGADVACFGHASKGGLDETANSIAALGRKALVLNGTVTSEADLVSAVERVEKELGALTIAVNNAGIANAAPAETLPLEQWQKLYEVNVNGVFLSCQAQARVMLPRRKGSIINIASMSGSIVNRGLTQAHYNSSKAAVIHMSKSLAMEWADRGLRVNVISPGYTLTPMNRRPEVADQVKIFERDTPMGRMASVDEMVGPAVFLASRASSFVTGIDLIVDGGFVCW; from the coding sequence GTGGAACTCTTCGATCTCAGCGGCGAAATCGCGTTCGTCACCGGTGCCGGCAGCGGCATCGGCCAGCGCATCGCCATCGGCCTTGCCGAGGCGGGCGCGGATGTCGCCTGTTTCGGCCATGCTTCCAAAGGCGGTCTCGACGAGACGGCGAACAGCATCGCAGCACTCGGCCGCAAGGCGCTGGTGCTCAACGGGACGGTGACCTCGGAAGCCGATCTGGTTTCGGCGGTCGAACGCGTCGAAAAGGAACTCGGTGCCCTGACGATCGCCGTCAACAATGCCGGCATCGCCAATGCCGCGCCTGCCGAGACGCTGCCGCTGGAGCAGTGGCAGAAGCTCTATGAGGTCAATGTCAACGGCGTGTTCCTGTCCTGCCAGGCGCAGGCTCGCGTGATGCTGCCGCGCCGCAAGGGATCGATCATCAACATCGCCTCGATGTCCGGCTCCATCGTCAATCGCGGCCTCACCCAGGCGCATTACAATTCGTCCAAGGCAGCCGTCATCCACATGTCGAAGAGCCTGGCGATGGAGTGGGCCGATCGCGGCCTCCGGGTCAATGTCATCAGCCCCGGCTACACGCTGACGCCGATGAACCGCCGGCCGGAAGTGGCCGATCAGGTCAAGATTTTCGAGCGCGATACGCCGATGGGGCGCATGGCCAGCGTCGACGAAATGGTCGGCCCGGCGGTGTTCCTGGCGAGCCGCGCGTCCTCGTTTGTCACCGGCATCGACCTCATCGTCGATGGCGGCTTCGTATGCTGGTAA